In one Nostoc sp. KVJ3 genomic region, the following are encoded:
- a CDS encoding GlsB/YeaQ/YmgE family stress response membrane protein yields MSIIAWIVLGLLAGAIAKAIYPGYQGGGILSTMILGIIGAFIGGGLFTLLRTGTLQITAAGAGLTLPGILVAVLGAIVAIYLWGLIRRSSNA; encoded by the coding sequence ATGAGTATTATTGCTTGGATAGTTTTAGGACTTCTGGCAGGTGCAATCGCTAAAGCTATTTATCCTGGCTATCAAGGCGGCGGAATTCTCTCCACAATGATTTTAGGTATCATTGGTGCTTTCATTGGTGGAGGTTTGTTTACCCTATTAAGAACAGGAACTCTGCAAATTACTGCGGCTGGCGCTGGTTTAACTCTTCCTGGTATTTTAGTGGCTGTGCTTGGCGCAATTGTTGCTATTTATCTATGGGGATTAATCAGAAGAAGCAGCAATGCTTAA
- the hemN gene encoding oxygen-independent coproporphyrinogen III oxidase has translation MVFLLPGVKFDLDLIQKYDTRAPRYTSYPPATELSETFTETDFKAAIAASNQRQTPMSLYFHIPFCQSACYFCGCNTVISNNKNIAKPYVESLVQDIKNTAALIDPNRKVLQIHWGGGTPNYLDRYQVKFLWKNINRYFNIDPQAEISIEINPRYIDKNYIFFLREIGFNRISFGIQDFNSQVQVAVNRVQPEEMLFDVMSWVKEAKFESVNVDLIYGLPYQTRETFQETVKKTIELDPDRIVVFNFAYVPWLKPTQKNIPQEALPPAEEKLDILKMTIEELTSNQYLFIGMDHFAKTNDELAIAQRNGTLKRNFQGYTTHAETELFGFGSTSISMLEDAYAQNHKELKDYYQTIATGALPVSKGIKLTQNDIIRRDVIMGIMSHFQLHKQDIENKYHISFDEYFSEEIEALKPLEADGLVSLSKNQIQITDIGRLLVRNIAVIFDTHTKMRDTKFSRAI, from the coding sequence ATGGTTTTTCTATTACCTGGTGTCAAGTTTGATCTGGATCTGATTCAAAAGTACGACACTCGCGCACCTAGATATACCAGTTACCCGCCCGCTACAGAGTTAAGCGAAACATTCACTGAAACTGATTTTAAGGCCGCGATCGCAGCATCAAATCAACGCCAAACTCCTATGAGTTTGTATTTCCACATCCCTTTTTGCCAAAGTGCTTGCTATTTCTGTGGCTGTAATACGGTAATTTCCAACAACAAGAATATTGCTAAACCTTACGTGGAGTCTTTGGTTCAAGATATCAAAAACACCGCAGCTTTAATCGATCCAAACAGAAAAGTATTACAAATTCACTGGGGAGGCGGCACGCCTAATTACTTGGATCGTTACCAAGTAAAATTTTTATGGAAAAATATCAATCGCTATTTCAACATCGACCCCCAAGCAGAAATCTCAATAGAGATTAATCCCCGCTATATCGATAAAAACTACATTTTCTTTTTGAGAGAGATTGGATTTAATCGCATTAGTTTCGGCATTCAGGATTTTAATAGCCAAGTTCAAGTAGCTGTAAATCGTGTTCAGCCAGAAGAAATGCTCTTTGATGTCATGAGTTGGGTCAAAGAAGCTAAGTTTGAAAGTGTGAATGTAGACCTAATTTATGGTTTACCTTATCAAACCCGTGAGACATTTCAAGAAACGGTGAAAAAGACAATTGAGCTAGACCCTGACCGAATTGTTGTCTTTAACTTTGCTTACGTTCCGTGGCTCAAGCCGACGCAAAAAAATATTCCTCAAGAGGCGCTACCCCCAGCAGAGGAAAAGTTAGATATTCTGAAAATGACTATTGAGGAATTGACGAGTAACCAATATCTATTTATTGGGATGGATCACTTTGCAAAAACTAATGACGAACTAGCGATCGCTCAACGTAATGGCACTCTCAAGCGCAATTTCCAGGGCTACACTACCCACGCAGAGACAGAATTATTTGGCTTTGGTTCTACATCCATTAGTATGCTAGAAGATGCCTATGCTCAAAACCACAAGGAATTAAAGGATTATTATCAAACAATTGCTACGGGGGCTTTACCTGTTAGCAAAGGTATCAAGCTTACTCAGAATGATATCATTAGACGGGATGTGATTATGGGTATTATGTCTCACTTTCAGTTACATAAGCAAGATATTGAAAACAAATATCATATCAGCTTTGATGAATATTTTTCTGAGGAAATAGAGGCATTAAAACCACTAGAAGCTGATGGTCTGGTCAGTTTATCAAAAAATCAGATCCAGATTACAGACATTGGTAGATTACTTGTCAGAAATATTGCCGTTATATTTGATACTCACACAAAGATGCGAGATACAAAATTCTCCCGTGCGATTTAA
- a CDS encoding heme oxygenase (biliverdin-producing): MSSNLAIKLRSGTQQAHTSAENVAFMKCFLQGVVDKNCFAKFLSNLYYVYSELEAALDSHVLHPVISAVYFPELNRQSSLEKDMVFYYGDNWREEITPSAATQKYIDRIREISASEPALLLGHAYTRYMGDLSGGQMLQKVAQSALKLSGYEGTSFYNFEQIPDKKAFKDKYRQALNALPVDDITAERIVTEANNAFEFNLQMAQELEGSLIKALGQVLFNSLTRSQNSGSTEIAAAN, from the coding sequence ATGAGTAGCAATCTCGCCATCAAACTGCGTTCTGGAACTCAACAAGCCCACACCTCAGCAGAAAATGTGGCATTCATGAAATGTTTTTTGCAAGGAGTTGTGGATAAAAACTGCTTTGCCAAGTTCTTAAGCAACTTGTATTACGTCTACAGCGAACTAGAAGCGGCATTAGATAGCCATGTATTGCATCCTGTAATTAGTGCGGTTTACTTTCCTGAACTTAATCGTCAATCCTCGCTCGAAAAAGACATGGTGTTCTATTATGGGGATAATTGGCGAGAGGAAATTACACCCTCAGCCGCTACCCAAAAATACATTGACCGCATTCGGGAAATTTCTGCTAGTGAACCAGCCTTATTGCTAGGTCATGCCTACACTCGCTACATGGGCGATCTTTCTGGGGGTCAAATGCTACAAAAAGTTGCTCAGTCAGCCCTGAAGCTTTCTGGCTACGAAGGCACATCTTTCTACAACTTTGAGCAAATTCCTGACAAAAAGGCATTTAAGGATAAGTATCGTCAGGCATTAAATGCATTACCCGTTGATGATATAACAGCAGAACGGATTGTTACAGAAGCTAATAATGCCTTTGAGTTCAATTTGCAGATGGCTCAAGAGTTAGAGGGAAGTTTAATTAAAGCACTCGGCCAAGTCTTGTTTAATAGTCTAACTCGTTCCCAAAATTCAGGTAGCACTGAAATAGCTGCGGCTAACTAA
- a CDS encoding aspartoacylase: protein MSQIERVAIVGGNHGNELTGVHLVKKFQQYPSLINRASFETLALLGNLKAIEEGKRYIDKDLNRCFTNQGLQNLQLSSYEDTRAKAIQQILQPQNQPFVDVIIDLHSTTANMGLSLIFCDMHPFLLRLGAYLSSINPMVKVFVNQQSREGGFLRSLCELGFVIEVGAVAQNILNAELFQQTEQLIYAILDYFEGCNQDNIPQTKSTLTLYQYIETIDYPRSNADDGLRLRGEIQAMIHPQLQFRDYKPLNPGDPMFVTFAGKDIFYEGESTVYPIFINEAAYYEKGIAMYLSKKQQEVV, encoded by the coding sequence ATGAGTCAGATTGAACGAGTTGCGATCGTTGGAGGAAACCACGGTAATGAGTTAACAGGAGTACATTTAGTCAAAAAGTTTCAGCAGTATCCAAGTTTAATCAATAGAGCTAGTTTTGAAACTTTAGCATTACTTGGTAATCTTAAAGCTATTGAAGAAGGCAAACGATACATTGACAAAGATTTAAACCGTTGCTTTACCAATCAAGGCTTACAAAATCTCCAACTCTCAAGTTATGAAGATACGCGGGCGAAAGCAATCCAACAGATACTGCAACCGCAAAATCAGCCTTTTGTTGATGTAATTATTGATTTGCACAGCACAACTGCGAACATGGGGTTAAGTCTGATTTTTTGTGATATGCATCCTTTTTTACTTCGATTAGGTGCTTATTTAAGTTCTATCAATCCAATGGTAAAGGTTTTTGTTAATCAACAATCTAGAGAAGGTGGTTTTCTGCGTTCTTTGTGCGAATTGGGTTTTGTTATAGAAGTTGGTGCTGTGGCTCAGAATATTTTAAACGCCGAATTGTTTCAGCAAACAGAGCAGCTTATTTATGCAATTTTAGATTATTTTGAAGGCTGCAACCAAGATAATATTCCACAGACAAAAAGCACGCTTACACTCTATCAATACATTGAGACGATCGATTATCCTAGAAGCAATGCCGACGACGGGCTGCGCCTACGCGGTGAGATTCAAGCCATGATTCACCCCCAACTTCAGTTTAGAGATTATAAACCTCTAAATCCAGGCGATCCAATGTTTGTGACTTTTGCAGGAAAAGATATTTTCTATGAGGGAGAGTCTACTGTTTATCCTATTTTTATTAATGAAGCGGCTTATTACGAGAAAGGAATTGCGATGTATCTAAGTAAAAAGCAGCAAGAGGTAGTTTAA
- a CDS encoding tetratricopeptide repeat protein, giving the protein MNKEQQHRLEEERRQIQQQWENQSEKVKLIRKALAIENDPTTKFKLEQQLLEEGPQLASLGDELDKIEAELRFPLQNKTTTEKRLVGNQAIPEVPVWQGRDELLKELQTKLLQPENPLKVLALIGQGGIGKTSLAVKLLEALGVNCGRSALTPVEKGANVEECPYECFMYFKAQQGTSFDDVAGFLLIETLGIQTTETLKTADEKITKIIEWLAQTRTLLVLDNLESILHPANHPQAGRAISADWGKLLNALVYYQHQSQTLLTSREVPADLADIRYEDAEPDSELVYIERISGVATVAGVEILRQRQLRDSVTDLQWVSERVEGHVFLLTQLAAIGKGKPGYLRKHSELVTKKAELILREQLVRQSEAARDLLKQMCVLRVGIDIQGLTFLRLYTDEREQDERFEIAADLGEPAELTEVEISETQAILEQLVDSSLVQSRYDEKQCEEFYDLHRVIVEFIQREYKNELPNLLKSIYKFYCSSKNVKNPKTLEDLRPVLEAQYFAFQLGNYSEAYYLVTETLREYLRWWGNWNLLKDLYEQVLPHIEEEECCICWQWIGRIHRDLGNWDEAAKCFHNALAIAQKQESKTNLAYCNALLGNIEQFRGNWDAAETLYRQSLIVRTELGDHSGMANSWALLGDIERYRGNWDAAETLYRQSLELQTELSDRSGMANSWALLGDIERYRGNWDAAETLYQQSLELQTELGDCSGMATNWEFLGNIEQLRGNWDAAESLYRQSLKLQTELGDRSGMATSWALLGNIEQLRGNWDAAKSLYRQSLELQTELGDRSGMATIWAVLGNIEQLRGNWDAAESLYRQSLTVKTELGDRSGMANSWAVLGNIEQCRGNWDAAESLYRQSLTVKTELGDRSGMATVWAFLGNIEQCRGNWDAAESLYRQSLTVKTELGDRSGMANSWGVLGYIEQCRGNWDAAETLYRQSLTVRTELGDRSGMASIWGVLGYIEQCRGRWDAAETLYLQCLEVETELGDRSGMANSWGVLGDIERNRGNWDAAESLYRQSLKLQTELGNRSGMANSWGVLGYIEQCRGRWDAAETLYRQCLEVETELGDRSGMASSWRVLGDIERNRGNWDAAETLYRQCLEVETELGDRSGMAYSYCGLGKNECDRGNLEAAEQFSKQALELAEELGMTDLVAEVNYDLARLEQKRSNTELAQQHYNTAHQIFQQLGAAKDLEKIKREWELD; this is encoded by the coding sequence ATGAACAAAGAACAACAGCATCGATTAGAGGAAGAACGAAGGCAAATACAACAACAGTGGGAAAATCAAAGCGAGAAAGTAAAGCTGATACGCAAAGCTTTAGCTATTGAGAACGATCCTACAACAAAGTTTAAATTAGAGCAGCAGCTTTTGGAAGAAGGGCCTCAACTGGCGAGTCTTGGGGATGAACTCGATAAAATTGAAGCTGAATTGCGATTTCCTTTACAAAATAAAACAACAACTGAAAAACGGTTGGTAGGAAATCAAGCAATCCCAGAAGTACCTGTGTGGCAGGGGCGAGATGAACTCCTTAAAGAGTTGCAAACCAAATTACTGCAACCAGAAAATCCCCTGAAGGTATTGGCACTTATTGGACAAGGGGGTATTGGCAAAACCAGTTTAGCCGTAAAACTTTTAGAAGCACTGGGCGTTAATTGTGGAAGATCCGCCCTAACTCCAGTTGAAAAAGGGGCGAATGTAGAAGAGTGTCCTTATGAATGCTTTATGTATTTCAAAGCGCAGCAGGGGACAAGCTTTGATGATGTCGCAGGGTTTTTACTAATTGAAACCTTGGGTATTCAAACAACAGAGACTTTGAAAACTGCTGATGAAAAGATAACCAAAATTATTGAATGGTTGGCACAAACACGCACTCTTTTAGTACTGGATAACCTAGAAAGTATTTTACATCCTGCCAACCATCCGCAAGCAGGACGGGCAATTTCAGCAGATTGGGGTAAATTGCTAAATGCCCTAGTCTATTACCAGCATCAATCTCAAACTTTATTAACCAGTCGGGAAGTGCCAGCAGATTTAGCCGATATTCGCTATGAGGATGCAGAACCAGATTCAGAATTAGTGTATATCGAGAGAATTTCTGGAGTGGCGACAGTCGCGGGAGTTGAGATTTTGCGACAGCGCCAACTGAGAGACAGTGTAACAGATTTGCAGTGGGTATCTGAGCGAGTTGAAGGTCATGTGTTTTTGTTAACCCAATTGGCAGCTATTGGTAAGGGTAAGCCTGGGTATCTGCGGAAGCATTCAGAATTAGTGACGAAAAAAGCTGAACTCATTCTTAGAGAACAACTGGTAAGGCAAAGTGAAGCAGCGCGAGATTTACTCAAACAGATGTGTGTGTTGCGGGTGGGGATAGATATCCAAGGTTTAACTTTCTTGCGATTATATACAGATGAACGAGAGCAAGATGAGCGCTTTGAAATAGCAGCAGATTTAGGAGAACCTGCTGAATTGACAGAAGTGGAAATTAGTGAAACGCAAGCAATTTTAGAGCAATTAGTTGATAGTAGTTTGGTGCAGAGTCGTTATGATGAAAAGCAATGTGAGGAATTTTATGACTTGCATCGAGTGATTGTAGAGTTTATACAAAGAGAATATAAAAACGAACTGCCCAATCTGCTCAAGAGTATCTATAAATTTTACTGCTCTAGTAAAAATGTTAAAAATCCTAAAACTTTAGAAGATTTGCGCCCAGTGTTGGAGGCTCAATATTTTGCTTTTCAGTTGGGTAACTACAGCGAAGCATATTATTTGGTAACGGAAACTCTGAGAGAATATCTAAGATGGTGGGGAAACTGGAATTTATTAAAAGACTTATATGAACAAGTTTTGCCGCACATTGAAGAAGAAGAATGCTGCATCTGTTGGCAATGGATTGGAAGAATTCATCGTGATTTAGGCAATTGGGATGAAGCAGCAAAATGTTTTCATAATGCTTTAGCCATTGCACAAAAGCAAGAAAGTAAAACTAATCTTGCATATTGCAATGCATTATTGGGAAATATTGAGCAATTTCGCGGCAACTGGGATGCAGCTGAAACCCTCTATCGGCAATCCTTGATAGTGAGAACAGAATTAGGCGATCACTCTGGTATGGCGAATAGTTGGGCATTATTGGGAGATATAGAGCGCTATCGCGGCAACTGGGATGCAGCTGAAACCCTCTATCGGCAATCTTTGGAATTGCAGACAGAATTAAGCGATCGCTCTGGTATGGCAAATAGTTGGGCATTGTTGGGAGATATAGAGCGCTATCGCGGCAACTGGGATGCAGCCGAAACCCTCTATCAGCAATCTTTGGAATTGCAGACAGAATTAGGCGATTGCTCTGGTATGGCTACTAATTGGGAATTTTTGGGAAATATTGAGCAACTTCGCGGCAACTGGGATGCAGCCGAAAGCCTCTATCGGCAATCTTTGAAATTGCAGACAGAATTAGGCGATCGCTCTGGTATGGCTACTAGTTGGGCATTATTGGGAAATATTGAGCAACTTCGCGGCAACTGGGATGCAGCCAAAAGCCTCTATCGGCAATCTTTGGAATTGCAGACAGAATTAGGCGATCGCTCTGGTATGGCTACTATTTGGGCAGTGTTGGGAAATATTGAGCAACTTCGCGGCAACTGGGATGCAGCCGAAAGCCTCTATCGGCAATCTTTGACAGTGAAAACAGAATTAGGCGATCGCTCTGGTATGGCGAATAGTTGGGCAGTGTTGGGAAATATTGAGCAATGTCGCGGCAACTGGGATGCAGCCGAAAGCCTCTATCGGCAATCTTTGACAGTGAAAACAGAATTAGGCGATCGCTCTGGTATGGCTACTGTTTGGGCATTCTTGGGAAATATTGAGCAATGTCGCGGCAACTGGGATGCAGCCGAAAGCCTCTATCGGCAATCTTTGACAGTGAAAACAGAATTAGGCGATCGCTCTGGTATGGCGAATAGTTGGGGAGTGTTGGGATATATTGAGCAATGTCGCGGCAACTGGGATGCAGCCGAAACCCTTTATCGACAATCTTTAACAGTGAGAACAGAATTAGGTGATCGCTCTGGTATGGCTTCTATTTGGGGAGTGTTGGGATATATTGAGCAATGTCGCGGCAGGTGGGATGCAGCCGAAACTCTCTATCTGCAATGTTTAGAAGTTGAGACAGAATTAGGCGATCGCTCTGGTATGGCAAATAGTTGGGGAGTGTTGGGAGATATAGAGCGCAATCGCGGCAACTGGGATGCAGCCGAAAGCCTCTATCGGCAATCTTTGAAATTGCAGACAGAATTAGGCAATCGTTCTGGTATGGCGAATAGTTGGGGAGTGTTGGGATATATTGAGCAATGTCGCGGCAGGTGGGATGCAGCCGAAACTCTCTATCGGCAATGTTTAGAAGTTGAGACAGAATTAGGCGATCGTTCTGGTATGGCTTCTAGTTGGCGAGTGTTGGGAGATATAGAGCGCAATCGCGGCAACTGGGATGCAGCCGAAACCCTCTATCGGCAATGTTTAGAAGTTGAGACAGAATTAGGCGATCGTTCTGGTATGGCTTATTCTTATTGTGGTTTAGGAAAAAATGAATGCGATCGGGGTAATCTGGAAGCAGCAGAACAGTTTTCTAAACAAGCTTTAGAATTAGCTGAAGAGTTGGGGATGACTGACCTAGTGGCAGAGGTTAACTACGATTTAGCACGGCTTGAGCAGAAGCGCAGCAATACAGAACTTGCCCAACAGCATTACAACACAGCGCATCAAATCTTTCAGCAATTGGGTGCGGCAAAGGATTTGGAGAAAATCAAGCGAGAGTGGGAGCTAGATTAA
- a CDS encoding PLP-dependent aminotransferase family protein — MSLKSANLESKFAPAQNVIITKPEKCSFYDMYTPLVQAQTQPGIINFGYGYPRPPKDINLIARRALRQDDADIFFPHEMPQGQLTLCRQIAQMLVHQGLEVFPEDLIITNGSQQGLSLAMSYYVQPGDWVIVEAPTYYGAISILENLGAKIIGIPMTAEGMNLDLLEQYLHSHRPKLIYTISTFHNPTGLTTTQNHRQQLLALAEKYECPILEDNAYEGINFDAVPAPIKALDKNNLVTYLSTFSKTLMPSLRVGYMVVTGKHYQAIIERKLLHDLHTSSISQTIVSEYLASGHYRRHLSRLRTDNLQSRNTMLQALERYFPEEIRWTVPTGGLFLWVQLPDDFPIGTIRKEAFAQNVYLACGSAFFPDKQGYPAMRLTFCLPPEEIEQGISIVGKLLKKYISKGCVDRERLVVKHRISNYQPLVHSS; from the coding sequence GTGTCTCTCAAGAGTGCCAACCTAGAATCTAAGTTTGCTCCAGCCCAAAATGTCATAATTACAAAACCAGAAAAGTGTTCTTTTTATGATATGTACACTCCACTGGTGCAAGCACAAACACAGCCAGGAATAATTAATTTTGGCTACGGTTATCCTCGCCCACCAAAAGATATTAATCTCATTGCTAGACGAGCGCTAAGACAAGATGATGCTGATATTTTTTTTCCCCATGAAATGCCTCAAGGACAACTAACTCTGTGTAGACAAATTGCTCAAATGTTAGTACATCAAGGATTAGAGGTTTTCCCAGAGGATTTAATTATTACTAATGGCTCTCAGCAAGGGTTGTCATTAGCTATGAGTTATTATGTACAACCTGGTGATTGGGTGATTGTGGAAGCTCCTACCTATTATGGTGCAATTTCTATTTTAGAAAACTTAGGAGCTAAAATTATTGGCATTCCTATGACTGCGGAGGGAATGAATTTAGATTTATTAGAGCAATATCTCCACAGCCACCGCCCGAAATTAATTTATACGATTAGTACTTTTCATAATCCGACTGGATTGACGACGACACAAAATCATCGTCAACAATTACTAGCATTAGCCGAAAAATATGAGTGCCCTATTTTAGAAGATAATGCTTATGAAGGAATAAATTTTGATGCTGTGCCAGCACCAATTAAGGCTTTAGATAAAAACAATTTGGTGACTTATTTAAGTACCTTTTCTAAAACTTTAATGCCTAGTTTACGAGTGGGCTATATGGTAGTTACAGGTAAGCATTATCAAGCAATTATTGAGCGGAAGTTGCTCCATGACTTGCACACATCCAGTATTTCGCAAACAATAGTTAGCGAATATCTCGCTTCAGGACATTACCGCCGTCACCTCAGCCGACTTCGCACAGATAATCTGCAAAGTCGTAATACTATGTTGCAAGCTTTGGAGCGTTATTTTCCTGAAGAAATAAGGTGGACAGTTCCCACGGGTGGATTATTTCTCTGGGTACAGTTACCAGATGATTTTCCCATTGGGACAATTCGTAAGGAAGCTTTTGCACAAAATGTATACCTGGCGTGCGGTTCGGCGTTTTTCCCCGATAAACAGGGTTATCCCGCGATGCGTCTAACTTTCTGTCTCCCGCCAGAAGAGATTGAGCAAGGTATTTCGATTGTGGGCAAGTTACTGAAAAAGTATATCTCTAAAGGGTGCGTAGATAGAGAGCGGCTTGTCGTTAAGCATCGCATATCTAATTATCAACCGCTTGTTCACAGTTCTTAA
- a CDS encoding hydantoinase B/oxoprolinase family protein, which produces MYTTSQPDPVRLEIFKNLYQFIAEQMGIVLQNTATSVNIKERLDFSCAIFDSSGLLVANAPHIPVHLGSMSESVRSLINDKGDTLKPGNVYLSNNPYNGGTHLPDVTAITPVFLEIRENNPSPIPLFFVASRGHQADIGGITPGSMPPHSTTVEQEGILFDNFLLVEEGDFREITVRQHLSNHTYPARNPDQNIADFKAQIAANERGGQELYKMVSQYGIETVQAYMNFVQANAEESVRKAINLLKDGSFSYEMDNGAVIQVKVTINQESRSAIIDFTGTSRQLNSNFNAPKAVTQAAVLYVFRTLVNDNIPLNAGCLNPLEIIIPVGCMLNPIYPAAVVAGNVETSQTIVDVLYGALGVMAASQGTMNNFTFGNEQYQYYETICGGSGAGIDFDGTDGVHSHMTNSRLTDPEVLETRYPVLLESFSLRPDSGGKGKYSGGNGVVRRIRFLELMTANILSGHRVIPPFGLNGGKAGIVGRNWIQRHNGIEENLDSTATVEMKPGDVFVIETPGGGGFA; this is translated from the coding sequence ATGTACACAACATCTCAACCTGATCCCGTCCGCTTAGAGATATTTAAAAATCTCTATCAATTTATTGCAGAACAAATGGGAATTGTGTTACAGAATACAGCCACATCAGTGAATATCAAAGAAAGGCTAGATTTCTCCTGTGCTATTTTTGACTCATCAGGATTATTAGTCGCTAATGCTCCCCACATTCCTGTACATTTAGGCTCAATGAGTGAAAGTGTTCGCAGTTTAATTAACGATAAAGGCGACACCCTAAAACCAGGAAATGTCTATCTATCTAATAACCCCTATAACGGCGGAACTCACCTTCCTGATGTCACTGCAATTACCCCTGTATTTTTGGAAATTAGGGAAAATAATCCATCCCCCATACCCCTCTTTTTTGTCGCTTCTCGTGGACACCAAGCAGATATCGGTGGAATTACCCCCGGTTCAATGCCTCCCCACAGTACCACAGTAGAACAAGAAGGAATTCTTTTTGATAATTTTCTCTTGGTTGAAGAAGGCGATTTCCGAGAAATTACAGTAAGACAGCACCTCTCAAATCATACTTATCCTGCGCGTAACCCTGACCAGAATATTGCTGATTTTAAAGCACAAATTGCTGCAAATGAACGGGGAGGACAAGAACTTTATAAAATGGTTTCGCAATATGGTATTGAGACTGTTCAAGCTTACATGAACTTTGTACAAGCTAATGCTGAGGAGTCTGTCAGAAAGGCTATAAACCTTCTCAAAGATGGCTCATTTAGTTATGAAATGGATAATGGGGCAGTGATTCAAGTAAAAGTGACAATTAATCAAGAAAGCCGCAGTGCAATCATTGATTTTACTGGCACATCTAGGCAACTCAATAGTAATTTTAATGCTCCTAAAGCTGTAACTCAAGCAGCAGTATTATATGTCTTTCGGACTTTGGTTAATGATAATATTCCTCTGAATGCTGGGTGTCTTAACCCACTAGAAATTATCATCCCAGTTGGCTGTATGCTGAATCCAATTTATCCAGCAGCAGTAGTGGCGGGTAATGTCGAAACTTCTCAAACAATTGTTGATGTTTTATATGGTGCTTTAGGTGTCATGGCTGCTTCTCAAGGAACGATGAATAATTTCACTTTTGGGAATGAGCAATATCAATATTATGAAACTATCTGCGGTGGTTCTGGAGCCGGAATTGATTTTGATGGAACTGATGGTGTTCATTCTCACATGACTAACTCTCGTTTGACCGATCCTGAAGTTTTAGAAACTCGCTATCCTGTACTTTTAGAAAGCTTTAGTCTTCGTCCCGATAGCGGTGGTAAAGGAAAATATTCCGGTGGTAATGGAGTTGTCCGCCGCATCCGTTTTTTAGAACTGATGACAGCTAATATTCTCTCTGGACATCGCGTTATCCCTCCCTTTGGATTAAATGGTGGGAAAGCGGGAATTGTCGGACGCAACTGGATACAACGTCACAATGGAATTGAAGAGAATTTAGACAGCACAGCAACAGTAGAGATGAAACCTGGGGATGTTTTTGTGATAGAAACTCCTGGCGGAGGAGGATTTGCATAA
- a CDS encoding SDR family NAD(P)-dependent oxidoreductase encodes MTPPGFSLDGKIALVTGGGRGLGLEITKALASAGAFVLVNGRNNESLNRAVAAVTAIGGSALPLQLDIADEAAVKKAFSEIREKYGHLDILINNVGMRDRRGFFEFEMDPVRRLIDTNFIASFNLCQEAARLMIENGEGKIINITSIAGPIAGAGDAVYTAAKGGLEALTRALAAELGMFGITVNGVAPGFFATESNADVVADKEIAGAVVFFASPAASYVTGQILAVDGGYLAHF; translated from the coding sequence GTGACACCACCTGGATTTTCATTGGATGGAAAAATTGCCCTAGTTACTGGAGGGGGGCGAGGCTTAGGACTAGAAATCACCAAAGCACTTGCGAGTGCTGGTGCTTTTGTTCTTGTCAATGGGCGGAATAATGAAAGCCTAAATCGCGCAGTTGCAGCTGTCACGGCAATTGGCGGATCAGCCTTGCCATTACAATTAGATATTGCGGATGAAGCAGCCGTTAAAAAAGCGTTCAGCGAAATTCGAGAAAAATACGGGCATCTGGATATCCTCATTAATAATGTTGGTATGCGCGATCGTCGCGGTTTTTTTGAATTTGAAATGGATCCGGTGCGTCGGCTCATCGATACGAATTTTATTGCTTCCTTCAATCTGTGTCAGGAAGCAGCACGGCTGATGATTGAGAACGGCGAGGGAAAAATCATCAACATAACGTCAATCGCTGGGCCAATTGCAGGTGCTGGTGATGCTGTGTATACAGCTGCCAAGGGTGGACTCGAAGCACTAACTCGCGCTCTTGCAGCCGAACTGGGAATGTTTGGAATAACTGTCAATGGTGTTGCCCCAGGTTTCTTTGCAACTGAGAGCAATGCAGACGTGGTTGCCGATAAAGAAATCGCTGGTGCTGTAGTTTTCTTTGCTTCTCCAGCCGCATCCTATGTCACTGGTCAGATTTTAGCGGTTGACGGTGGATACCTTGCCCATTTCTGA